The Geomonas ferrireducens genome includes a window with the following:
- a CDS encoding 2-isopropylmalate synthase, which yields MNNTEPKTIKIFDTTLRDGEQSPGASMNIEEKLRLARQLQKLNVDVIEAGFPIASEGDFEAVQKVAQTIKGPEIAGLCRAGFKDIDRAWEALKYAEEKGRIHTFIATSDIHMKYKLQMTPAQVLDAAVKGVKRARSYTSNVEFSCEDAVRTDLKFLAEVVGAVIDAGATTVNIPDTVGYTIPFEYFNIIKYLKDNVKNIDDAIISVHCHNDLGLSVANSIAAVQAGAGQVECTINGIGERAGNCSLEEFVMAIRTRGDILPFKTNVVTEQLTPASRLLTQVTGIAVQQNKAIVGANAFAHEAGIHQHGMLMDKSTYEIMTPESVGLKASALVLGKHSGRHAFKKRLEELGHELDEDALNKAFTRFKALADLKKEVFDEDLETIVADQAKKIDEKYKLSHITVTCGSFAVATATVQMEIDGMQVRTAELGDGPVDATLKAIKKLAKRDAQLLQYNVGSITGGTDALGEVTVRITEGERNPVVGRGSSTDIIEASAKAYIDALNRLYFSTDRDIESL from the coding sequence GTGAACAACACGGAACCGAAAACCATCAAGATCTTTGACACGACACTCAGAGACGGGGAGCAGTCCCCGGGCGCCAGCATGAACATCGAGGAGAAACTCCGCCTCGCCAGGCAGCTTCAGAAACTGAACGTCGACGTCATCGAGGCGGGCTTCCCGATCGCCTCGGAGGGGGATTTTGAGGCGGTGCAAAAGGTGGCCCAGACCATCAAAGGGCCGGAGATCGCCGGTCTTTGCCGCGCCGGTTTCAAGGACATCGATCGCGCCTGGGAGGCCCTGAAGTACGCCGAGGAGAAGGGTCGCATCCACACCTTCATCGCCACCTCCGACATCCACATGAAGTACAAGCTGCAGATGACACCGGCCCAGGTGCTTGATGCGGCGGTCAAAGGGGTGAAAAGGGCACGTTCCTACACCTCCAACGTCGAGTTCTCCTGTGAGGACGCAGTGCGCACCGACCTCAAATTCCTCGCCGAAGTGGTGGGCGCGGTCATCGACGCCGGCGCCACCACGGTCAACATCCCCGACACGGTCGGCTACACCATCCCCTTCGAGTACTTCAACATCATCAAGTACCTGAAGGACAACGTGAAGAACATCGACGACGCGATCATCTCGGTTCACTGCCACAACGACCTGGGCCTTTCCGTGGCCAACTCCATCGCCGCCGTGCAGGCGGGCGCGGGACAGGTCGAGTGCACCATCAACGGCATCGGCGAGCGCGCCGGCAACTGCTCGCTCGAGGAGTTCGTCATGGCGATAAGGACCCGCGGCGACATCCTCCCCTTCAAGACCAACGTGGTCACCGAGCAGCTCACCCCGGCCTCCCGCCTGCTCACCCAGGTTACCGGCATCGCGGTGCAGCAGAACAAGGCCATCGTCGGTGCGAACGCTTTCGCCCACGAGGCGGGGATCCACCAGCACGGCATGCTGATGGACAAGTCGACCTACGAGATCATGACCCCCGAGTCGGTCGGCCTCAAGGCAAGCGCTCTCGTTCTCGGCAAACACTCCGGGCGCCACGCCTTCAAGAAGAGACTCGAAGAACTCGGACACGAGCTGGACGAGGACGCGCTGAACAAGGCGTTCACCCGGTTCAAGGCGCTCGCTGACCTGAAGAAGGAGGTCTTCGACGAGGACCTGGAAACCATCGTCGCCGACCAGGCGAAGAAGATCGACGAGAAGTACAAGCTCTCCCACATCACCGTCACCTGCGGCTCGTTCGCCGTCGCCACGGCAACGGTCCAGATGGAGATCGACGGCATGCAGGTGAGAACGGCCGAGCTCGGCGACGGCCCGGTCGACGCGACGCTCAAGGCGATCAAGAAACTCGCCAAGCGTGACGCGCAGCTGCTCCAGTACAACGTAGGCTCCATCACCGGCGGCACCGACGCGCTCGGCGAGGTCACCGTCCGCATCACCGAAGGGGAAAGAAACCCGGTCGTCGGGCGCGGGTCCTCCACCGACATCATCGAGGCTTCGGCAAAGGCGTACATCGATGCGCTGAACCGGCTCTACTTCTCCACCGATCGCGACATAGAATCTCTCTAG
- the pssA gene encoding CDP-diacylglycerol--serine O-phosphatidyltransferase: MRKGIYVLPNLFTAGSLFAGFYCMVSTVNGDYRTAALWILASSIFDGLDGKVARLTGTASKFGVEFDSLADVVSFGAAPGLLMYCWALKPFGRLGWLAGFLFLACAALRLARFNVQVETVESKRFVGLPTPAAASMVSATVLFFYHMGWPASYNKLAILVLIYFLALLMVSNVKYYSFKDPSLIKRQPFAILVLAVLLLIVVAAEPVVMLFTIFICYILSGPIGFVIGYPRRRRLERAMHRVYEGKKNL; encoded by the coding sequence ATGCGCAAGGGGATCTACGTCCTTCCCAACCTGTTCACCGCCGGGAGCCTCTTCGCCGGCTTTTACTGCATGGTTTCCACCGTGAACGGCGACTACCGCACCGCCGCCCTCTGGATCCTCGCCTCCTCGATCTTCGACGGCCTGGACGGCAAGGTGGCCCGCCTCACCGGGACCGCCAGCAAGTTCGGCGTTGAATTCGACTCGCTTGCCGACGTGGTCTCCTTCGGCGCCGCACCCGGGCTTCTCATGTACTGCTGGGCCTTGAAGCCCTTCGGGCGCCTGGGCTGGCTCGCCGGTTTCCTCTTTCTCGCCTGCGCGGCTTTGAGGCTTGCCCGCTTCAACGTCCAGGTGGAGACCGTGGAGAGCAAGCGTTTCGTGGGGCTGCCGACCCCTGCCGCGGCGAGCATGGTGTCCGCGACGGTGCTCTTCTTCTACCACATGGGCTGGCCCGCCTCGTACAACAAGCTCGCCATCCTGGTACTCATATACTTCCTCGCGCTCCTCATGGTCTCGAACGTCAAATACTACTCGTTCAAGGACCCGAGCCTGATCAAGAGGCAGCCCTTCGCCATCCTGGTGCTCGCGGTGCTGCTCCTCATCGTGGTCGCGGCGGAACCGGTGGTGATGCTTTTCACCATCTTCATCTGCTACATCCTCTCCGGCCCGATCGGTTTCGTCATCGGTTACCCGCGCAGGCGCAGGCTTGAGCGCGCCATGCACCGGGTCTACGAGGGGAAGAAGAACCTGTAA
- a CDS encoding phosphatidylserine decarboxylase family protein produces the protein MRNTNTPIAVEGYPFIAGFAAVAAVFAVMGQFLHCGFFFPAALFALLALFSVFFFRNPERNTPAGENKVIAPADGEVIFLGKVIEPHTSTEMEKISIFMSVFNVHVNRAPLTAKVVDGFYNKGKFYDVRDERASFENEQQGLVLETASGLKMVVVQVAGLIARRIVCYAKPGDQLTRGRRYGLIRFGSRLDVYLPLNTKIDVVMGQKTVAGETVLGILP, from the coding sequence ATGCGCAATACCAATACCCCGATCGCCGTCGAGGGGTACCCGTTCATAGCAGGCTTCGCCGCTGTGGCCGCGGTCTTCGCGGTCATGGGGCAGTTCCTGCACTGCGGCTTCTTCTTCCCGGCAGCCCTCTTTGCGCTGCTCGCCCTGTTCTCCGTCTTCTTCTTCCGAAACCCCGAACGTAACACGCCTGCCGGTGAGAACAAGGTTATTGCCCCGGCCGACGGCGAGGTGATCTTCCTCGGCAAGGTGATCGAACCGCACACCTCGACCGAGATGGAGAAGATCAGCATCTTCATGTCCGTCTTCAACGTTCACGTGAACCGCGCGCCGCTGACAGCGAAGGTGGTGGACGGCTTCTACAACAAGGGTAAGTTCTACGACGTGCGCGACGAGCGCGCGAGCTTCGAGAACGAACAGCAGGGGCTCGTCCTCGAGACCGCTTCCGGGCTTAAGATGGTGGTGGTGCAGGTGGCCGGGCTCATCGCAAGGCGCATCGTCTGCTACGCGAAGCCGGGGGACCAGCTGACCCGCGGTCGCAGGTACGGCCTGATCCGTTTCGGTTCGCGGCTCGACGTTTACCTGCCGCTTAACACGAAGATCGACGTGGTCATGGGACAGAAAACGGTCGCCGGTGAGACCGTACTGGGGATACTGCCGTGA
- the ilvN gene encoding acetolactate synthase small subunit, which produces MKHTIAVLVENEFGVLSRVVGLFSGRGFNIDSLTVAPTNDEALSRITLVTRGDEQIIEQITKQLNKLIDVIKVIDFEAENAIEREMVLVKVAAEDQSRAEVLRIADIFRAKVIDVTPKSYTLEATGTPAKVGAMIELLRPLGLKELVSTGPVVIGRGAKGWKG; this is translated from the coding sequence ATGAAACATACGATAGCTGTGCTCGTGGAGAACGAATTCGGCGTTCTCTCCCGCGTGGTCGGTCTCTTTTCCGGCCGCGGCTTCAACATAGATTCCCTTACCGTGGCGCCGACGAACGACGAGGCGCTTTCCCGCATCACCCTGGTCACCCGCGGTGACGAACAGATCATCGAGCAGATCACCAAGCAGCTCAACAAGCTGATCGACGTGATCAAGGTTATCGACTTCGAGGCGGAGAACGCCATCGAGCGCGAGATGGTGCTCGTGAAGGTCGCCGCCGAGGACCAAAGCCGCGCCGAGGTCTTAAGGATCGCGGACATCTTCCGCGCCAAGGTCATCGACGTGACCCCCAAGTCCTACACGCTCGAGGCAACCGGCACCCCCGCCAAAGTGGGCGCCATGATCGAGCTCCTGCGCCCCTTGGGGCTCAAGGAACTGGTCAGCACCGGTCCCGTGGTGATCGGCCGCGGCGCCAAGGGATGGAAGGGGTAA
- the ilvB gene encoding biosynthetic-type acetolactate synthase large subunit: protein MKMNGARILLECLKREGVDTIFGYPGGTVINLYDELFSFKEIRHILPRHEQAGVHAADGYARATGKVGVAIATSGPGATNTITGIATAYMDSIPMVIITGQVPTALIGNDAFQEADIIGITRPCTKHNFLVKDVKDLATIMKKAFYIARTGRPGPVVVDLPKDVQVAQTEFKYPDTVEIRGYKPTVEGHPKQIEKAVAAIMQAKKPVIYVGGGVILGNASAELVALAKRLAIPVTTTLMGLGSFPENDPLSLGLLGMHGTYYANMAVSNCDMLIAIGARFDDRVTGKIASFAPHAKIVHVDVDPTSIKKNVRVDLPIVGDVRDVLTKMLKIVDEIGPDAEGCRQAVAAWSAEIDGWKEKHPMSYKQTTSTIKPQYVIQRLRALSDPDAIVATDVGQHQMWTAQFFGFTAPRTLLSSGGLGTMGFGLPAAMGAQAGFPDRQVMVICGDGGFQMNMQELATIVQNRLNVKIVILNNNFLGMVRQWQELFFDKRYSSTCMELPIDFIKLAEAFGATGLQATKVDEVDEIIKKGFSIKGPVLMEFKVAREEKVLPMVPAGASLTEMVLAS from the coding sequence ATGAAGATGAACGGTGCACGTATTCTATTGGAGTGTCTCAAGCGGGAGGGGGTCGACACGATCTTCGGCTATCCCGGCGGGACGGTCATCAACCTCTACGACGAGCTCTTCTCGTTCAAGGAGATCAGGCACATCCTGCCCAGGCACGAGCAGGCAGGTGTTCACGCGGCCGACGGCTATGCCCGCGCCACCGGCAAGGTAGGGGTCGCCATCGCCACCTCGGGACCCGGCGCCACCAACACCATCACCGGTATCGCCACCGCCTACATGGACTCCATCCCGATGGTGATCATCACCGGACAGGTGCCGACCGCCCTCATCGGCAACGACGCCTTCCAGGAGGCGGACATCATCGGCATCACCCGCCCGTGCACGAAGCACAACTTCCTCGTGAAGGACGTGAAGGACTTGGCGACCATCATGAAGAAGGCGTTCTACATCGCCCGCACCGGCCGTCCCGGCCCGGTCGTGGTCGACCTCCCGAAGGACGTCCAGGTCGCCCAGACCGAGTTCAAGTACCCCGATACCGTGGAAATCCGCGGCTACAAGCCGACCGTCGAGGGTCACCCGAAACAGATCGAGAAGGCGGTCGCCGCGATCATGCAGGCGAAAAAGCCGGTGATCTACGTTGGTGGCGGCGTCATCTTAGGCAACGCCTCGGCCGAACTCGTGGCGCTCGCGAAACGCCTCGCCATCCCGGTCACCACCACCCTCATGGGCCTTGGCTCCTTCCCTGAGAACGATCCGCTGTCGCTGGGGCTTCTCGGCATGCACGGCACCTACTACGCGAACATGGCGGTTTCCAACTGCGACATGCTGATTGCGATCGGGGCCCGTTTCGATGACCGCGTCACCGGCAAGATCGCCTCCTTCGCGCCGCACGCGAAGATCGTCCATGTCGACGTCGACCCCACCTCGATCAAGAAGAACGTGCGCGTCGACCTCCCCATCGTAGGCGACGTGCGCGACGTGCTTACGAAGATGCTGAAGATCGTAGACGAAATCGGCCCGGACGCCGAAGGGTGCCGCCAGGCGGTCGCCGCTTGGAGCGCCGAAATCGACGGGTGGAAGGAAAAACACCCGATGTCCTACAAACAGACCACCTCCACCATCAAGCCGCAGTACGTGATCCAGAGGCTGCGGGCGCTCTCAGACCCGGACGCCATCGTGGCAACCGACGTCGGGCAGCACCAGATGTGGACGGCGCAGTTTTTCGGCTTCACCGCACCGAGGACGCTCCTTTCCTCCGGCGGCCTCGGCACCATGGGCTTCGGCCTCCCGGCGGCCATGGGGGCCCAGGCCGGCTTCCCCGACCGTCAGGTCATGGTGATCTGCGGCGACGGCGGCTTCCAGATGAACATGCAGGAACTCGCCACCATCGTGCAGAACCGTCTCAACGTAAAGATCGTCATCCTGAACAACAACTTCCTGGGCATGGTACGCCAGTGGCAGGAGCTCTTCTTCGACAAGCGCTACTCCTCGACCTGCATGGAACTTCCCATCGACTTCATCAAGCTCGCCGAGGCCTTCGGCGCCACCGGTCTGCAGGCGACCAAGGTGGACGAGGTCGACGAGATCATCAAGAAAGGGTTCTCCATCAAGGGACCCGTTCTGATGGAGTTCAAGGTCGCACGCGAGGAAAAGGTGCTCCCGATGGTCCCGGCCGGCGCTTCGCTGACCGAGATGGTTCTTGCTAGCTAA